The Flavobacteriaceae bacterium 3519-10 genome includes a window with the following:
- a CDS encoding Probable low-affinity inorganic phosphate transporter yields the protein MELPVLLIIIIVLALIFDYINGFHDAANSIATIVSTKVLTPFQAVLWAAVWNFAAFFVAMYIIGEFKIGNTIAKTVNEDFINLEVIFAGLVAAISWNLLTWWFGIPSSSSHTLIGGFLGAALMHAFVMDYHHVALANPDFNIWENGKAAMQQVFTQDVVKYEKVIPIFLFIFMAPFIGMLVSIIITLIIVYFAKNSNPRKADKQFKKWQLVSSALFSLGHGLNDAQKVMGIIGAAVIYYHVSMIGGTDEYAMMASADRFKHFTTDYIWVPFVSFLAIGLGTMSGGWKIVKTMGTKITKVTPLEGVSAESAGAITLFITDHLGIPVSTTHTITGAIIGVGLTKRVSAVRWGITVSLLWAWVLTIPISAIVAGITYLVVITVR from the coding sequence ATGGAATTACCTGTATTATTGATTATTATCATTGTTTTAGCTTTAATCTTTGATTACATCAACGGATTTCATGATGCAGCAAACTCAATTGCTACCATTGTTTCCACTAAAGTTCTTACGCCGTTTCAGGCAGTGCTATGGGCCGCCGTCTGGAATTTTGCGGCTTTTTTCGTGGCCATGTATATTATTGGCGAGTTCAAAATCGGTAACACCATTGCCAAAACCGTAAATGAAGATTTTATTAACCTCGAAGTTATTTTTGCGGGTCTGGTTGCCGCAATTTCCTGGAATCTCCTTACGTGGTGGTTCGGTATACCTTCATCATCATCCCACACACTGATCGGTGGTTTTCTTGGCGCAGCGCTGATGCATGCTTTTGTGATGGATTATCATCATGTGGCACTTGCAAACCCGGATTTCAATATTTGGGAAAACGGCAAAGCAGCCATGCAGCAGGTCTTTACGCAGGATGTAGTGAAATATGAAAAAGTAATTCCTATTTTCCTGTTCATCTTTATGGCGCCGTTTATTGGGATGCTCGTTTCAATTATCATTACGCTGATCATTGTATATTTTGCAAAAAACAGCAACCCACGTAAAGCGGATAAACAGTTTAAGAAATGGCAGCTTGTTTCTTCCGCACTGTTCAGTCTGGGCCATGGTCTAAATGACGCACAGAAAGTAATGGGAATTATCGGCGCGGCCGTAATTTATTATCACGTAAGCATGATCGGCGGTACAGATGAGTACGCAATGATGGCTTCTGCAGACAGGTTTAAGCACTTTACTACCGATTATATCTGGGTGCCGTTTGTATCCTTCCTCGCGATTGGTTTGGGAACGATGAGTGGAGGCTGGAAAATTGTGAAAACAATGGGTACCAAGATCACCAAAGTTACTCCTCTTGAAGGCGTAAGCGCGGAATCGGCAGGTGCAATTACATTGTTTATTACGGATCACCTCGGGATCCCGGTTTCTACAACACACACCATCACCGGTGCAATCATCGGAGTTGGATTAACCAAAAGGGTTTCGGCTGTACGCTGGGGAATCACGGTAAGCCTTCTTTGGGCCTGGGTTCTTACGATACCTATTTCTGCAATTGTAGCCGGAATTACGTATCTCGTCGTAATTACAGTGAGATAA
- a CDS encoding Putative deoxyribonuclease YcfH yields the protein MIDTHTHLYSEEFSSDRDEMIQRAVAAGVTKFYLPAIDSSTHANMLALEDQYPDKVIAMMGLHPCSVKAETWKKELALVEDYLSKKNFAAIGEIGIDLYWDKTTLDIQIKAFERQIDWAIERDLPIVIHTRESFDEVFAVLERKQHPKLRGIFHCFSGNLDQAKRAIDLNFILGIGGVVTFKNGKIDQFLHEIPLEKIVLETDSPYLAPVPHRGKRNESAYIGLVAGKLVDIYGKSFAEIDKITTENAERVFSPKNL from the coding sequence ATGATCGATACACATACACACCTATATTCAGAAGAATTCAGCAGCGACCGGGATGAAATGATTCAGAGGGCTGTGGCCGCAGGAGTCACGAAGTTTTATCTTCCCGCCATCGATTCTTCTACTCACGCAAACATGCTTGCGCTCGAAGATCAGTATCCAGATAAAGTTATTGCGATGATGGGGCTTCACCCGTGTTCAGTAAAAGCTGAAACTTGGAAAAAGGAACTCGCTCTGGTCGAAGATTATCTCAGCAAGAAAAATTTCGCTGCGATCGGTGAGATCGGGATTGATTTGTATTGGGACAAAACCACTTTGGATATTCAGATAAAAGCTTTTGAGCGCCAAATCGACTGGGCTATTGAAAGAGATTTACCGATCGTTATTCACACGCGAGAAAGTTTCGATGAAGTTTTCGCGGTTTTAGAAAGGAAGCAACATCCAAAATTACGCGGAATTTTCCATTGCTTTTCCGGCAATTTAGATCAGGCAAAACGAGCCATTGATCTTAATTTTATTTTAGGAATCGGTGGAGTAGTGACCTTTAAAAACGGTAAGATCGATCAGTTTCTGCATGAAATACCTTTAGAAAAAATAGTGCTCGAAACCGATTCGCCATATCTGGCGCCGGTTCCGCACCGCGGCAAAAGAAACGAAAGCGCTTACATCGGGTTGGTCGCGGGTAAACTCGTGGATATTTACGGGAAAAGTTTTGCTGAAATTGATAAAATTACGACGGAAAACGCGGAAAGGGTATTCAGCCCTAAAAATCTGTAA
- a CDS encoding protease synthase and sporulation negative regulatory protein pai 1: protein MMDIDIKEFEADQLELLTQLSRQTFTETFAEHTSPEDLKLFLSDHLTYDLLASETSNPNSKFYFMTVNGKVAGYMKLNIDDAQCEMREIEGMEVERIYILKEFLGRRLGQFLLEKAFSKGREWGKTYVWLGVWEHNMRALAFYKKNGFEVFDQHAFPVGNDPQIDLMMRRPL from the coding sequence TTGATGGACATTGACATTAAGGAATTTGAAGCTGACCAGCTTGAACTGCTCACGCAGCTGTCGCGCCAGACTTTTACCGAAACCTTTGCCGAACATACTTCTCCCGAAGATTTGAAGTTGTTTTTAAGTGATCATCTTACTTACGATCTGCTTGCTTCTGAAACATCAAACCCAAACTCAAAGTTCTATTTTATGACTGTTAACGGAAAGGTCGCCGGCTACATGAAACTCAATATAGATGATGCACAATGCGAAATGAGGGAGATAGAAGGTATGGAGGTGGAGCGTATTTATATTCTAAAAGAATTTCTGGGTAGAAGGCTCGGCCAGTTCTTGCTCGAAAAAGCATTCAGCAAAGGCCGGGAATGGGGTAAAACGTACGTTTGGCTTGGCGTATGGGAGCATAATATGCGCGCACTTGCTTTTTACAAAAAGAATGGGTTTGAAGTTTTTGATCAGCACGCTTTTCCCGTAGGTAATGATCCTCAGATCGATTTAATGATGAGACGGCCCCTTTAA
- a CDS encoding Cold-shock DEAD-box protein A, giving the protein MNLFTETNLSPEILKAIGELGFESPTEIQKQTIPFISTDIRDLIALAQTGTGKTAAFSLPILDMIDDGSRKIQFLVLCPTRELCLQITKDIKNYSKYMNNIKTTAVYGGSSITDQIRSLRDKPQIIVGTPGRVIDLINRKALDFSEIQWLVLDEADEMLSMGFKDDLETILRETPETKHTYLFSATMNKEVERISKSYLTAPHRISVGSINEVKKNIKHEFYVVGYRHKKEALKRLIDANPNQYSILFCRTRMETQEVADFLMQNGYAADALHGDLSQAQRDTVMKKFRLKNIDILVATDVAARGLDVDSLTHVIHYSLPDDPEVFVHRSGRTGRAGKDGISMSLIKPEESRKLKQIKMSTKIDIVEKKVPTGDAIIKAQVGGVFEKLFTEHLEFFNFDDALIPDLSEFTKEELVHKMLQLQLRELAMFYKDKNDLADQKFNADDRGGDSRRDRDRDRGRDRERGGDRGERREFSRDGGRESRDRKPRRNNTDMVRFFFNLGKKDQLKKMDMLEIINKSTAKSKKRPDIGDIEILEKFSFFEVEKSFKDEVMKGMQSQKFKGKEMRAEIAG; this is encoded by the coding sequence ATGAATTTATTTACGGAAACCAATTTAAGCCCTGAAATCTTGAAGGCAATTGGCGAACTGGGCTTCGAAAGTCCCACAGAAATCCAAAAACAGACCATTCCATTTATCTCTACAGATATTCGCGATTTAATCGCACTAGCGCAGACTGGGACGGGCAAAACAGCAGCATTTTCGCTTCCGATTTTGGATATGATTGACGATGGTAGTCGCAAAATCCAATTTTTGGTGCTTTGTCCGACAAGAGAACTGTGTCTTCAGATTACGAAAGACATTAAAAATTATTCGAAATACATGAATAACATCAAAACCACAGCGGTTTATGGTGGAAGCAGTATTACGGATCAGATCCGCTCCCTTCGCGACAAACCACAGATTATCGTGGGAACGCCGGGCCGTGTGATCGACCTTATTAACAGAAAAGCACTCGACTTTTCAGAAATTCAGTGGCTCGTTTTAGACGAGGCAGATGAAATGCTTTCAATGGGTTTCAAAGATGATTTGGAAACTATTTTAAGAGAAACACCAGAAACCAAACACACTTATTTATTCTCAGCAACGATGAATAAAGAGGTTGAACGGATTTCTAAAAGTTATCTTACCGCGCCGCACCGTATTTCGGTAGGTTCTATCAATGAGGTTAAGAAAAACATCAAGCACGAATTTTATGTGGTAGGTTACCGTCATAAAAAAGAAGCTTTGAAGAGACTTATCGACGCAAACCCTAATCAATACTCAATTCTTTTCTGCCGTACCCGTATGGAAACGCAGGAAGTTGCTGACTTTTTGATGCAGAACGGTTATGCAGCAGATGCACTTCACGGTGATCTTTCGCAGGCGCAGCGTGACACGGTAATGAAAAAATTCCGTTTGAAGAATATTGACATTCTGGTTGCCACTGATGTAGCGGCGAGAGGTTTGGATGTAGATTCATTAACACACGTGATCCACTATTCTTTACCTGATGATCCTGAAGTTTTCGTTCACAGAAGCGGAAGAACAGGTAGAGCAGGGAAGGACGGAATCTCGATGTCTTTAATTAAGCCTGAAGAATCAAGAAAATTAAAGCAGATCAAAATGTCGACGAAAATTGACATTGTTGAGAAGAAAGTTCCGACCGGCGATGCGATTATCAAGGCGCAGGTTGGTGGTGTTTTCGAGAAATTATTTACCGAACACCTCGAGTTTTTCAATTTCGACGACGCGTTGATCCCGGATTTATCAGAATTTACAAAAGAGGAGCTTGTTCATAAGATGTTGCAACTGCAACTGAGAGAACTTGCAATGTTCTACAAGGACAAGAACGACCTTGCAGATCAGAAATTCAATGCTGACGACCGTGGTGGCGACAGCAGAAGAGACCGTGACAGAGATCGTGGCCGCGACCGTGAAAGAGGTGGTGACCGAGGTGAACGTCGTGAATTCAGCCGTGATGGCGGTAGAGAATCGAGAGACCGCAAGCCAAGAAGAAACAATACTGATATGGTGAGATTTTTCTTCAATCTTGGTAAGAAAGACCAGCTGAAGAAGATGGATATGCTCGAAATCATAAATAAATCTACAGCAAAATCCAAGAAACGACCAGACATTGGTGATATTGAAATCTTAGAGAAATTTTCATTCTTCGAGGTAGAGAAATCGTTCAAAGATGAGGTGATGAAAGGTATGCAGAGCCAGAAATTCAAAGGAAAAGAGATGAGAGCTGAAATAGCCGGATAA
- a CDS encoding ATP-dependent RNA helicase RhlE → MNFTDLQLIDPIAKALQEEGYTQPTPIQAKAIPSILQGRDLLGTAQTGTGKTAAFAIPILQNLTEKNIRNNQIKALILTPTRELAIQIEESFNAYGRHLRLRNLVVFGGVKQSGQEAALKKGVDILVATPGRLLDFISQGIISLKNLEIFVLDEADRMLDMGFVHDVKRIIKLLPPKRQTLFFSATFPDEISKLANSMLTNPVKVEVAPVSATADTIKQKVYFVEKENKLELLTHILMNDISDSVLVFSRTKHGADKIARKLQSHKISAEAIHGNKSQNQRQNALNNFKSGKTRILVATDIAARGIDIDELKYVVNFELSDVSETYVHRIGRTGRAGADGSSISFVDGLDLVNLKSTEKLIGKKIPVEKDHPFHTDNLKEEKRDSNNKPFTPRPRAQGRESIGSKKPNNKSNFTRNR, encoded by the coding sequence TTGAATTTTACCGACTTACAACTTATCGATCCTATCGCGAAAGCGCTACAGGAAGAAGGTTACACGCAGCCTACACCAATTCAGGCAAAAGCGATCCCAAGTATACTGCAGGGCCGCGACCTTTTAGGAACGGCACAGACCGGAACCGGAAAAACAGCCGCTTTCGCCATACCGATTCTGCAGAATTTAACAGAAAAAAACATCAGAAATAACCAGATCAAAGCCTTGATCTTAACACCAACCCGAGAGTTGGCGATCCAGATTGAAGAAAGCTTCAACGCTTACGGAAGACACCTTCGCCTCAGAAACCTCGTTGTTTTCGGCGGTGTAAAACAAAGTGGGCAGGAAGCTGCTTTAAAAAAAGGCGTCGACATCCTGGTGGCTACGCCCGGAAGGTTGCTCGATTTTATTTCGCAGGGAATTATTTCTCTTAAAAATCTGGAAATTTTCGTTCTTGACGAAGCCGACCGAATGCTCGATATGGGCTTTGTGCACGATGTAAAGAGAATTATAAAACTACTTCCACCAAAACGCCAGACGCTGTTTTTTTCAGCAACATTCCCTGATGAGATCAGCAAACTGGCCAATTCAATGCTTACCAATCCGGTAAAAGTAGAAGTAGCACCCGTTTCAGCCACTGCCGACACCATTAAGCAGAAAGTGTATTTTGTGGAAAAAGAAAACAAACTCGAACTGCTGACACATATCCTGATGAACGATATTTCAGATTCTGTGCTTGTATTTTCAAGAACAAAACACGGTGCTGACAAAATCGCGCGGAAGCTGCAGTCGCACAAAATTTCTGCGGAAGCCATCCATGGTAACAAATCGCAGAACCAAAGACAGAACGCACTGAACAATTTCAAGTCGGGCAAAACAAGAATTCTTGTTGCGACGGATATTGCAGCGCGCGGAATTGATATTGATGAACTGAAATATGTCGTAAATTTCGAACTTTCTGATGTGTCTGAAACCTATGTTCACAGGATCGGAAGAACCGGCAGAGCTGGTGCAGATGGTAGCTCCATCTCTTTTGTAGACGGCCTGGATCTGGTGAATCTTAAAAGCACCGAAAAACTGATCGGTAAGAAAATTCCGGTTGAGAAAGACCATCCCTTCCATACAGACAACTTAAAAGAAGAAAAAAGAGACTCGAACAATAAACCTTTCACGCCGCGGCCAAGAGCGCAAGGCAGAGAAAGCATCGGTTCTAAAAAACCGAACAACAAGAGTAATTTTACGAGGAATAGATAA
- a CDS encoding possible phosphate transport regulator, whose amino-acid sequence MGIGNIFKAFQPKDKVFFVLFEKVAETLTEMSKEFHEGLLDFDINDDTMLTNMSDYEHKLDDLTHEIFVQLGENFITPFDREDISHLASALDDIADFMYASAKYIYLYKTPLDPAYSEFSLLIYKSCLEIQSAMGNLKEFKNAKAVKESCIKINSFENIADDVLSQATVKLFETNDAINIIKIKSVLEYLETVTDKAEDVANIMDSIVIKYA is encoded by the coding sequence ATGGGAATCGGTAATATCTTTAAAGCCTTCCAACCAAAAGACAAAGTGTTCTTTGTACTGTTCGAGAAAGTTGCGGAAACGCTTACAGAAATGTCGAAAGAGTTTCACGAAGGTCTGTTGGATTTTGATATCAACGATGATACAATGCTCACCAACATGAGCGATTATGAGCACAAGCTTGATGATCTTACGCACGAAATTTTTGTGCAGCTCGGCGAAAATTTCATCACTCCTTTCGACCGTGAAGATATCAGCCATCTTGCGAGTGCGCTGGACGATATTGCAGATTTCATGTACGCTTCCGCGAAGTATATTTACCTTTATAAGACACCGCTGGATCCTGCGTATTCAGAATTCTCACTGCTCATTTATAAATCCTGCCTTGAAATTCAGAGTGCAATGGGTAACCTTAAAGAATTTAAGAATGCCAAAGCCGTGAAGGAATCGTGCATCAAAATCAACAGCTTCGAGAATATCGCTGATGACGTGCTGAGCCAGGCTACCGTAAAACTTTTCGAAACCAACGATGCAATAAATATCATTAAAATAAAATCTGTTCTGGAATATCTGGAGACCGTGACGGACAAAGCAGAGGATGTTGCCAACATCATGGACAGCATTGTAATTAAGTACGCTTAA
- a CDS encoding alkyl hydroperoxide reductase/ Thiol specific antioxidant/ Mal allergen, which translates to MKQLFTVLSLFFALSVFGQKVPQINKTEFSKTSLAQKITSQTGTKLSVGEVLKKHEGKILIIDFWASWCQDCILALPATKELKENNPEVEFVYFSLDRSHEQWNRGLAKYGIDAEENYWFDEGWKNSFNNFIELNWVPRFIVVDQRGAIADYYAVSPSDPELLETIKKLKK; encoded by the coding sequence ATGAAACAACTTTTTACTGTACTTTCTCTTTTTTTTGCGTTATCTGTATTCGGACAGAAAGTTCCGCAAATCAACAAAACTGAGTTTTCTAAAACATCTTTAGCGCAAAAAATTACTTCGCAAACCGGCACAAAACTTTCTGTTGGTGAAGTTTTAAAAAAGCACGAAGGCAAAATTCTCATCATCGATTTCTGGGCTAGTTGGTGCCAGGACTGTATTTTGGCGTTGCCCGCGACGAAAGAATTGAAAGAAAACAATCCGGAAGTTGAGTTTGTGTATTTCTCTCTCGACCGTTCGCATGAGCAATGGAACAGAGGTCTCGCGAAATACGGCATCGACGCAGAAGAGAATTATTGGTTCGATGAAGGCTGGAAAAACAGTTTTAACAACTTTATCGAGTTGAACTGGGTGCCAAGATTTATCGTTGTTGATCAGCGCGGTGCAATCGCTGATTATTACGCGGTAAGTCCCTCGGATCCGGAACTGCTGGAAACAATTAAAAAGCTGAAAAAATAA
- a CDS encoding Octaprenyl-diphosphate synthase codes for MHFLEEYQEIVTKAVEKYTFKDKPTELYDPMNYIISHGGKRLRPIMVLMANDMFGGDIQKAIKPALAIEFFHNFTLIHDDIMDEAPLRRNKPTIHTLHGLNAGILSGDALLLKSYKFFEDLEPELFKACIRVFTHTGLLLCEGQQYDINFETLGDVTFNDYIRMITYKTGVLTASSFEIGALIAGSDFKDAKAIFNFGKNLGIAFQIMDDYLDVFGDQEQFGKKHAGDIYENKKTVLYLLAKEHGTEEEQKELDYWYAKKTDNVDKVYSVEKIFRRTKVDEKTLHLIQKYNEIAQGYLNRINVPDEKKKPFVELANYLLRRES; via the coding sequence ATGCACTTTTTAGAGGAATATCAGGAAATCGTAACTAAGGCTGTCGAAAAATATACGTTCAAAGACAAGCCAACCGAACTGTATGATCCCATGAACTATATTATTTCGCACGGCGGCAAACGGCTGCGTCCAATTATGGTTCTGATGGCGAATGATATGTTTGGTGGGGATATTCAGAAGGCGATAAAGCCAGCACTTGCAATAGAGTTTTTCCATAATTTCACGCTGATTCATGATGATATCATGGACGAAGCGCCACTTCGCCGCAACAAGCCGACGATCCATACGCTTCATGGTCTGAATGCCGGAATTCTTTCAGGCGATGCACTTTTGCTGAAATCGTATAAGTTTTTTGAAGATCTTGAACCTGAACTTTTCAAAGCCTGTATCCGCGTGTTCACACACACCGGGCTATTGCTTTGCGAAGGCCAGCAATACGACATCAATTTCGAAACCTTAGGCGACGTTACTTTCAACGATTATATCCGAATGATTACGTATAAGACGGGAGTTCTAACCGCTTCGTCGTTTGAGATCGGTGCGTTGATTGCAGGTTCAGATTTTAAAGATGCAAAGGCGATTTTCAATTTTGGTAAAAACTTAGGGATTGCCTTCCAGATTATGGATGATTATCTTGATGTATTCGGTGATCAGGAGCAGTTTGGTAAAAAACACGCTGGGGATATCTACGAAAATAAAAAAACCGTGCTCTACCTTTTGGCCAAAGAACATGGCACCGAGGAAGAACAGAAAGAACTCGATTATTGGTACGCGAAAAAAACCGACAATGTAGACAAAGTATACAGCGTTGAAAAGATCTTCCGCCGAACAAAAGTGGATGAGAAAACGCTGCATCTGATCCAGAAATACAATGAGATCGCGCAGGGCTATCTGAACCGCATCAACGTGCCCGACGAAAAGAAAAAACCATTTGTGGAACTCGCTAATTACCTGCTAAGAAGGGAAAGTTAA